In Myotis daubentonii chromosome 10, mMyoDau2.1, whole genome shotgun sequence, one genomic interval encodes:
- the PGAM2 gene encoding phosphoglycerate mutase 2: MSTHRLVMVRHGESTWNQENRFCGWFDAELSEKGAEEARRGAQAVKDAKMEFDICYTSVLKRAIRTLWTILEGTDQMWLPVVRTWRLNERHYGGLTGLNKAETAAKHGEEQVKIWRRSFDIPPPPMDEKHPYYSIISKERRYAGLKPGELPTCESLKDTIARALPFWNEEIAPQIKAGKRVLIAAHGNSLRGIVKHLEGMSEQAIMELNLPTGIPIVYELDHALKPTKPLRFLGDEETVRKAMEAVAAQGKAK, encoded by the exons ATGTCCACCCACCGCCTGGTGATGGTCCGGCATGGCGAGAGCACCTGGAACCAGGAGAACCGCTTCTGCGGCTGGTTTGACGCGGAGCTGAGTGAGAAGGGGGCCGAGGAGGCCAGGCGGGGGGCCCAGGCCGTCAAGGATGCCAAGATGGAGTTTGACATCTGCTACACGTCGGTGCTGAAGCGGGCCATCCGCACACTCTGGACCATCCTGGAAGGCACGGACCAGATGTGGCTGCCGGTGGTGCGCACCTGGCGTCTCAACGAGCGGCACTACGGGGGCCTGACGGGCCTCAACAAGGCGGAGACGGCCGCCAAGCACGGGGAGGAGCAGGTGAAGATCTGGAGGCGCTCCTTCGACATCCCGCCTCCCCCCATGGACGAGAAGCACCCTTACTACAGCATCATCAGCAAG GAGCGCCGGTAcgcaggcctgaagcctggggaACTGCCCACCTGTGAGAGCCTCAAGGACACCATCGCCCGGGCCCTGCCCTTCTGGAACGAGGAGATCGCCCCCCAGATCAAGGCCGGCAAGAGGGTGCTCATCGCTGCCCACGGGAACAGCCTGCGGGGCATCGTCAAGCACCTGGAAG GGATGTCGGAGCAGGCGATCATGGAGCTGAACCTGCCCACGGGGATCCCCATTGTGTACGAGCTGGACCACGCCCTGAAGCCCACCAAGCCCCTGCGGTTCCTGGGCGACGAGGAGACCGTTCGCAAGGCCATGGAGGCTGTGGCTGCCCAGGGCAAGGCCAAGTGA
- the DBNL gene encoding drebrin-like protein isoform X2 has translation MAANLSRNGPALQEAYARVVAEKSPTDWALFTYEGNSNDIRVAGTGEGGLEEVVEELNSGKVMYAFCRVKDPNSGLPKFVLINWTGEGVNDVRKGVCANHVSTMAGFLKGAHVTINARAEEDVEPECIMQKVARASGANYTFHRESSRFQDMGPQAPVGSVYQKTNAVSEIKRFGKDSFWAKAEEEEEQRRAQEKRRAEQERQQLEQERRERELREAALREQRYQEQGQEARQRKSEQQEVVSRSREEQEPGQQSPREMFMQKERAVSTAPTSSPQPGKLRSPFLQRQLPQPESPLGGERAHAASRPSAGVCEEPAPSVPECLVQAEEEAMYEEPPEQETLYEEPPMGEQQDPGSVHVDHYPGLSGKGLCARALYDYQAADETEISFDPENLITGIEVIDEGWWRGYGPDGHFGMFPANYVELIE, from the exons ATGGCCGCGAACCTGAGCCGGAACGGGCCGGCGCTGCAGGAGGCCTACGCGCGCGTGGTCGCCGAGAAGTCCCCGACCGACTG GGCTCTGTTTACCTATGAAGGCAACAGCAATGACATCCGTGTGGCTGGCACTGGGG AGgggggcctggaggaggtggtggaggagctCAACAGCGGGAAGGTGATGTACGCGTTCTGCAGGGTGAAGGACCCCAACTCTGGCCTGCCCAAGTTTGTCCTCATCAACTGG ACGGGCGAGGGCGTGAACGATGTGCGGAAGGGGGTGTGCGCCAACCACGTCAGCACCATGGCCGGCTTCCTGAAG GGCGCCCACGTGACCATCAATGCGAGGGCCGAGGAGGACGTGGAGCCTGAGTGTATCATGCAGAAGGTGGCCAGGGCCTCGGGTGCCAACTACACTTTCCACAGGGAGAGTAGCCGCTTCCAGGACatgggcccccaggccccagtg GGCTCCGTGTACCAGAAGACCAATGCCGTGTCAGAGATCAAGAGGTTCGGCAAAGACAGCTTCTGGGCCAAAGCAGAG gaggaggaggagcagcggCGGGCCCAGGAGAAGCGGCGGGCGGAGCAGGAgcggcagcagctggagcaggagcGCCGGGAGCGGGAGCTGCGGGAGGCCGCCCTCCGGGAGCAGCGCTACcaggagcagggccaggaggccaggCAGAG GAAATCTGAGCAGCAGGAAGTGGTTTCGAGGAGCAGAGAGGAACAG GAGCCTGGTCAGCAGTCACCTCGGGAGATGTTCATGCAGAAGGAGAGAGCCGTGTCCACCGcacccacctccagcccccagccag GCAAACTGCGGAGCCCCTTCCTACAGAGGCAGCTCCCCCAGCCAGAGAGCCCCCTCGGTGGGGAGAGGGCTCACGCCGCCTCAAGGCCCAGCGCAG GTGTCTGTGAGGAGCCCGCGCCCAGTGTCCCCGAGTGCCTGGTGCAGGCGGAGGAGGAGGCCATGTACGAGGAGCCCCCAGAGCAGGAGACCCTCTACGAGGAGCCCCCCATG GGGGAGCAGCAGGACCCTGGCTCTGTGCATGTGGACCACTACCCCGGGCTGAGCGGGAAGGGACTCTGTGCCCGGGCCCTGTACGACTACCAGGCAG CGGATGAGACCGAGATCTCCTTTGACCCCGAGAACCTCATCACGGGCATCGAGGTGATCGATGAAGGCTGGTGGCGCGGCTACGGGCCCGATGGCCACTTTGGCATGTTTCCTGCCAACTACGTGGAGCTCATTGAGTGA
- the DBNL gene encoding drebrin-like protein isoform X1, with protein MAANLSRNGPALQEAYARVVAEKSPTDWALFTYEGNSNDIRVAGTGEGGLEEVVEELNSGKVMYAFCRVKDPNSGLPKFVLINWTGEGVNDVRKGVCANHVSTMAGFLKGAHVTINARAEEDVEPECIMQKVARASGANYTFHRESSRFQDMGPQAPVGSVYQKTNAVSEIKRFGKDSFWAKAEEEEEQRRAQEKRRAEQERQQLEQERRERELREAALREQRYQEQGQEARQSRKSEQQEVVSRSREEQEPGQQSPREMFMQKERAVSTAPTSSPQPGKLRSPFLQRQLPQPESPLGGERAHAASRPSAGVCEEPAPSVPECLVQAEEEAMYEEPPEQETLYEEPPMGEQQDPGSVHVDHYPGLSGKGLCARALYDYQAADETEISFDPENLITGIEVIDEGWWRGYGPDGHFGMFPANYVELIE; from the exons ATGGCCGCGAACCTGAGCCGGAACGGGCCGGCGCTGCAGGAGGCCTACGCGCGCGTGGTCGCCGAGAAGTCCCCGACCGACTG GGCTCTGTTTACCTATGAAGGCAACAGCAATGACATCCGTGTGGCTGGCACTGGGG AGgggggcctggaggaggtggtggaggagctCAACAGCGGGAAGGTGATGTACGCGTTCTGCAGGGTGAAGGACCCCAACTCTGGCCTGCCCAAGTTTGTCCTCATCAACTGG ACGGGCGAGGGCGTGAACGATGTGCGGAAGGGGGTGTGCGCCAACCACGTCAGCACCATGGCCGGCTTCCTGAAG GGCGCCCACGTGACCATCAATGCGAGGGCCGAGGAGGACGTGGAGCCTGAGTGTATCATGCAGAAGGTGGCCAGGGCCTCGGGTGCCAACTACACTTTCCACAGGGAGAGTAGCCGCTTCCAGGACatgggcccccaggccccagtg GGCTCCGTGTACCAGAAGACCAATGCCGTGTCAGAGATCAAGAGGTTCGGCAAAGACAGCTTCTGGGCCAAAGCAGAG gaggaggaggagcagcggCGGGCCCAGGAGAAGCGGCGGGCGGAGCAGGAgcggcagcagctggagcaggagcGCCGGGAGCGGGAGCTGCGGGAGGCCGCCCTCCGGGAGCAGCGCTACcaggagcagggccaggaggccaggCAGAG caGGAAATCTGAGCAGCAGGAAGTGGTTTCGAGGAGCAGAGAGGAACAG GAGCCTGGTCAGCAGTCACCTCGGGAGATGTTCATGCAGAAGGAGAGAGCCGTGTCCACCGcacccacctccagcccccagccag GCAAACTGCGGAGCCCCTTCCTACAGAGGCAGCTCCCCCAGCCAGAGAGCCCCCTCGGTGGGGAGAGGGCTCACGCCGCCTCAAGGCCCAGCGCAG GTGTCTGTGAGGAGCCCGCGCCCAGTGTCCCCGAGTGCCTGGTGCAGGCGGAGGAGGAGGCCATGTACGAGGAGCCCCCAGAGCAGGAGACCCTCTACGAGGAGCCCCCCATG GGGGAGCAGCAGGACCCTGGCTCTGTGCATGTGGACCACTACCCCGGGCTGAGCGGGAAGGGACTCTGTGCCCGGGCCCTGTACGACTACCAGGCAG CGGATGAGACCGAGATCTCCTTTGACCCCGAGAACCTCATCACGGGCATCGAGGTGATCGATGAAGGCTGGTGGCGCGGCTACGGGCCCGATGGCCACTTTGGCATGTTTCCTGCCAACTACGTGGAGCTCATTGAGTGA
- the DBNL gene encoding drebrin-like protein isoform X3, which translates to MAANLSRNGPALQEAYARVVAEKSPTDWALFTYEGNSNDIRVAGTGEGGLEEVVEELNSGKVMYAFCRVKDPNSGLPKFVLINWTGEGVNDVRKGVCANHVSTMAGFLKGAHVTINARAEEDVEPECIMQKVARASGANYTFHRESSRFQDMGPQAPVGSVYQKTNAVSEIKRFGKDSFWAKAEEEEEQRRAQEKRRAEQERQQLEQERRERELREAALREQRYQEQGQEARQSRKSEQQEVVSRSREEQEPGQQSPREMFMQKERAVSTAPTSSPQPGVCEEPAPSVPECLVQAEEEAMYEEPPEQETLYEEPPMGEQQDPGSVHVDHYPGLSGKGLCARALYDYQAADETEISFDPENLITGIEVIDEGWWRGYGPDGHFGMFPANYVELIE; encoded by the exons ATGGCCGCGAACCTGAGCCGGAACGGGCCGGCGCTGCAGGAGGCCTACGCGCGCGTGGTCGCCGAGAAGTCCCCGACCGACTG GGCTCTGTTTACCTATGAAGGCAACAGCAATGACATCCGTGTGGCTGGCACTGGGG AGgggggcctggaggaggtggtggaggagctCAACAGCGGGAAGGTGATGTACGCGTTCTGCAGGGTGAAGGACCCCAACTCTGGCCTGCCCAAGTTTGTCCTCATCAACTGG ACGGGCGAGGGCGTGAACGATGTGCGGAAGGGGGTGTGCGCCAACCACGTCAGCACCATGGCCGGCTTCCTGAAG GGCGCCCACGTGACCATCAATGCGAGGGCCGAGGAGGACGTGGAGCCTGAGTGTATCATGCAGAAGGTGGCCAGGGCCTCGGGTGCCAACTACACTTTCCACAGGGAGAGTAGCCGCTTCCAGGACatgggcccccaggccccagtg GGCTCCGTGTACCAGAAGACCAATGCCGTGTCAGAGATCAAGAGGTTCGGCAAAGACAGCTTCTGGGCCAAAGCAGAG gaggaggaggagcagcggCGGGCCCAGGAGAAGCGGCGGGCGGAGCAGGAgcggcagcagctggagcaggagcGCCGGGAGCGGGAGCTGCGGGAGGCCGCCCTCCGGGAGCAGCGCTACcaggagcagggccaggaggccaggCAGAG caGGAAATCTGAGCAGCAGGAAGTGGTTTCGAGGAGCAGAGAGGAACAG GAGCCTGGTCAGCAGTCACCTCGGGAGATGTTCATGCAGAAGGAGAGAGCCGTGTCCACCGcacccacctccagcccccagccag GTGTCTGTGAGGAGCCCGCGCCCAGTGTCCCCGAGTGCCTGGTGCAGGCGGAGGAGGAGGCCATGTACGAGGAGCCCCCAGAGCAGGAGACCCTCTACGAGGAGCCCCCCATG GGGGAGCAGCAGGACCCTGGCTCTGTGCATGTGGACCACTACCCCGGGCTGAGCGGGAAGGGACTCTGTGCCCGGGCCCTGTACGACTACCAGGCAG CGGATGAGACCGAGATCTCCTTTGACCCCGAGAACCTCATCACGGGCATCGAGGTGATCGATGAAGGCTGGTGGCGCGGCTACGGGCCCGATGGCCACTTTGGCATGTTTCCTGCCAACTACGTGGAGCTCATTGAGTGA
- the UBE2D4 gene encoding ubiquitin-conjugating enzyme E2 D4 isoform X3, translating into MALKRIKKELSDLQRDPPAQWSARPVGDDWFCWQATITGPNDSPYQGGIFFLNIHFPTDYPFKPPKVAFTTKIYHPNIHSNGSICLDVLQSHWSPSLTVSEGTTNWRESGHRNMLCECLGGCTGDTAQEKLSPWLSLP; encoded by the exons ATGGCTCTGAAGCGGATCAAGAAG GAATTGAGTGACCTGCAGAGGGATCCTCCTGCCCAGTGGTCCGCAAGACCTGTGGGAGATGACT GGTTCTGCTGGCAGGCCACCATCACCGGCCCG AATGACAGTCCTTACCAAGGAGGCATTTTCTTCCTGAACATCCACTTTCCCACAGATTATCCATTCAAACCCCCGAAG GTGGCTTTCACGACCAAAATTTACCACCCCAACATCCACAGCAACGGCAGCATCTGTCTGGACGTCCTGCAGTCCCACTGGTCTCCATCACTGACAGTGTCTGAAG GTACAACAAACTGGCGCGAGAGTGGACACAGAAATATGCTATGTGAGTGCCTTGGAGGTTGCACAGGGGACACTGCTCAAGAGAAGCTGAGCCCCTGGCTGAGCCTCCCATAG
- the UBE2D4 gene encoding ubiquitin-conjugating enzyme E2 D4 isoform X5: MALKRIKKELSDLQRDPPAQWSARPVGDDWFCWQATITGPVAFTTKIYHPNIHSNGSICLDVLQSHWSPSLTVSEVLLSICSLLCEPNPDDPLVPEIAHTYKANREKYNKLAREWTQKYAM; the protein is encoded by the exons ATGGCTCTGAAGCGGATCAAGAAG GAATTGAGTGACCTGCAGAGGGATCCTCCTGCCCAGTGGTCCGCAAGACCTGTGGGAGATGACT GGTTCTGCTGGCAGGCCACCATCACCGGCCCG GTGGCTTTCACGACCAAAATTTACCACCCCAACATCCACAGCAACGGCAGCATCTGTCTGGACGTCCTGCAGTCCCACTGGTCTCCATCACTGACAGTGTCTGAAG TGCTCCTGTCCATCTGCTCCCTGCTCTGCGAGCCCAACCCCGACGACCCTCTGGTACCAGAGATAGCTCACACCTACAAGGCCAACCGAGAGAA GTACAACAAACTGGCGCGAGAGTGGACACAGAAATATGCTATGTGA
- the UBE2D4 gene encoding ubiquitin-conjugating enzyme E2 D4 isoform X1 produces the protein MALKRIKKELSDLQRDPPAQWSARPVGDDWFCWQATITGPNDSPYQGGIFFLNIHFPTDYPFKPPKVAFTTKIYHPNIHSNGSICLDVLQSHWSPSLTVSEVLLSICSLLCEPNPDDPLVPEIAHTYKANREKYNKLAREWTQKYAM, from the exons ATGGCTCTGAAGCGGATCAAGAAG GAATTGAGTGACCTGCAGAGGGATCCTCCTGCCCAGTGGTCCGCAAGACCTGTGGGAGATGACT GGTTCTGCTGGCAGGCCACCATCACCGGCCCG AATGACAGTCCTTACCAAGGAGGCATTTTCTTCCTGAACATCCACTTTCCCACAGATTATCCATTCAAACCCCCGAAG GTGGCTTTCACGACCAAAATTTACCACCCCAACATCCACAGCAACGGCAGCATCTGTCTGGACGTCCTGCAGTCCCACTGGTCTCCATCACTGACAGTGTCTGAAG TGCTCCTGTCCATCTGCTCCCTGCTCTGCGAGCCCAACCCCGACGACCCTCTGGTACCAGAGATAGCTCACACCTACAAGGCCAACCGAGAGAA GTACAACAAACTGGCGCGAGAGTGGACACAGAAATATGCTATGTGA
- the UBE2D4 gene encoding ubiquitin-conjugating enzyme E2 D4 isoform X2, with amino-acid sequence MELSDLQRDPPAQWSARPVGDDWFCWQATITGPNDSPYQGGIFFLNIHFPTDYPFKPPKVAFTTKIYHPNIHSNGSICLDVLQSHWSPSLTVSEVLLSICSLLCEPNPDDPLVPEIAHTYKANREKYNKLAREWTQKYAM; translated from the exons ATG GAATTGAGTGACCTGCAGAGGGATCCTCCTGCCCAGTGGTCCGCAAGACCTGTGGGAGATGACT GGTTCTGCTGGCAGGCCACCATCACCGGCCCG AATGACAGTCCTTACCAAGGAGGCATTTTCTTCCTGAACATCCACTTTCCCACAGATTATCCATTCAAACCCCCGAAG GTGGCTTTCACGACCAAAATTTACCACCCCAACATCCACAGCAACGGCAGCATCTGTCTGGACGTCCTGCAGTCCCACTGGTCTCCATCACTGACAGTGTCTGAAG TGCTCCTGTCCATCTGCTCCCTGCTCTGCGAGCCCAACCCCGACGACCCTCTGGTACCAGAGATAGCTCACACCTACAAGGCCAACCGAGAGAA GTACAACAAACTGGCGCGAGAGTGGACACAGAAATATGCTATGTGA
- the UBE2D4 gene encoding ubiquitin-conjugating enzyme E2 D4 isoform X4: MFHKDESLPWELGGFCWQATITGPNDSPYQGGIFFLNIHFPTDYPFKPPKVAFTTKIYHPNIHSNGSICLDVLQSHWSPSLTVSEVLLSICSLLCEPNPDDPLVPEIAHTYKANREKYNKLAREWTQKYAM, from the exons ATGTTCCACAAAGATGAGTCACTGCCCTGGGAGCTTGGAG GGTTCTGCTGGCAGGCCACCATCACCGGCCCG AATGACAGTCCTTACCAAGGAGGCATTTTCTTCCTGAACATCCACTTTCCCACAGATTATCCATTCAAACCCCCGAAG GTGGCTTTCACGACCAAAATTTACCACCCCAACATCCACAGCAACGGCAGCATCTGTCTGGACGTCCTGCAGTCCCACTGGTCTCCATCACTGACAGTGTCTGAAG TGCTCCTGTCCATCTGCTCCCTGCTCTGCGAGCCCAACCCCGACGACCCTCTGGTACCAGAGATAGCTCACACCTACAAGGCCAACCGAGAGAA GTACAACAAACTGGCGCGAGAGTGGACACAGAAATATGCTATGTGA